The following are encoded in a window of Dioscorea cayenensis subsp. rotundata cultivar TDr96_F1 chromosome 16, TDr96_F1_v2_PseudoChromosome.rev07_lg8_w22 25.fasta, whole genome shotgun sequence genomic DNA:
- the LOC120278509 gene encoding uncharacterized protein LOC120278509, translating into MQSDAFDEKCHVPMLRSDNYKTWKELIFLQLGCMDFDYAIRKDEPLVPTDNSTLGVIALYKRWERSNRLSMMYIKRRISTSIRGSIPDCAHVRDLLKAIDDQFESSDKAIASTLMTKLLSMKLTSVKSVREHIMSIRDLVAQLKALEQIDF; encoded by the coding sequence ATGCAATCAGATgcttttgatgaaaaatgtcaTGTTCCTATGTTAAGGAgtgataattataaaacttgGAAGGAGTTGATTTTCCTCCAATTGGGATGCATGGATTTTGACTATGCTATAAGGAAGGATGAACCACTTGTGCCGACAGACAATAGCACTCTGGGTGTAATTGCGTTGTATAAACGGTGGGAGCGATCTAATCGCTTGAGCATGATGTACATTAAGAGACGTATATCTACTAGTATCCGTGGTTCAATCCCAGATTGTGCACATGTGAGAGATTTGCTAAAGGCAATTGATGATCAATTTGAATCTTCAGATAAGGCTATTGCTAGCACTCTCATGACCAAATTATTATCCATGAAGCTCACAAGTGTTAAAAGTGTGCGAGAGCACATCATGAGCATAagagacttagtggctcaacttAAGGCTTTAGAGCAGATAGATTTTTAA